A window of Streptomyces sp. NBC_01224 genomic DNA:
GTCACCTCCAGCAACTACAACAACGACCTGCGCAACAAGGTTGTCGCCTACGCCGAGGCCAAGATCCCGGTGTATGTGATCGTCGACCGCAAGCACGGCCGGGTGCATGTCCTGACGGAACCCATGGGCGGCGGTTACGACAGTCACGAGGTGTACGCCCCCGGGCAGACGGTCACGCTGCCCGATGCGATCGGCGCCCCGGTGACTCTCGACGTCGCCGAGCTCATCCGGGCCGGCCGCCCCCGGGCCTGATCCGCCCTGGCACGAGGAACCGCGCTCGTGTGCAGGGCGGGGTCGTCGGGCACGTCCGCCGTCTCGTCCGCGTACCCGACCCGCAGCGGCACCGCGCCCAGCGGGGCGGTGGCGAAGGGCCCGGGTCCGGGGCCGTGTCCGGGGATCATCTGGTTCTCCACGGCTGCCCGACCGCGCCATCCCGCGTCCACGCGTCACGCAAGCAGCAACCTTCAGAACCGCTCGACCTTCTCGCCGTCCGGGACCTGATAGCAGCCGGAGACGACCATCAGGCTGAGGCTCGGCGGGTTGTCCTTCGCGAAGTGGACAATCTTGACGCTGTACTTCTTCTCGTCGTTGTCGGCCGTGAGGTTGACGTTCTTTTGCTTGCTGTTGTCCGGCCCGTAATCGACGACCTTCCAGCCGTGCTTGGGCAGTTCCTCCTTGAGCCGCTCCATCACACCACCGAGCTGGTCGGCCGATGCCGGAGTGAAGCTCCACGGGTGAAAGATCTGGAAGTACTTCTCGCGGTCCTTGCCCGTGCAATCCGTGACGCCCGCTCCGGTGTTGGACGCCTTTCCCTTGATGCCGATCAGGTCGTAGATCTCGCTGGAGACCTTCTTTGCCTCAGCGGCGGCTTCCTCCGAGGTGCTGGTGCCCGCGGACGGGATGTCATGGGAGTCATTGGTGTCAGTCATGCTGCATCCAGTGAGGGTCGCGAGGGCGAGGGACACGAGGAGCGCCGGGGCGCTCAGTTTGCTCTTCAAGTCGAGGGGCCTCGATGGGTCGGACCGGGACACGGGCCGGTCATGTCGTCGGGTACTTCGTGGGTCGGTCGTCGGACAGGCACCGGTGCCTGCGGGCACCGACATCCCTACCTCATATGCGCCCAGTGGTCCGGCGGCGGCTTCAAATTCACTTTGTCACCATGGCCTGCCACGACCTGGCCCTGGTTCCACAGGCTGTCGGTTTTCTCCTTCCAATAGTCGCTGTGGCCTTCGGTGTCCGTGGTCATCTGGTTGGCACCGAAGCGCTCGTCGCTAGGAATCGTCCAGGGCCCGTCCCAGTCGGTTCCGCCGTGCCCATAGCGACCGATGTCCGGGACGGGATCCCCGTCGGCCTCCTGGTTCCAGACATGTCCCGTGGGCACGTCCAGCTGCTCGGCCTTGGGTACCTGAACACCGGGGCTGCCCGCGAGGATCACGTCGTCCGCGTTCAGGTCGCCCTGCCGGGCCGCGGAACCGATGAGGGTCGTGCCGTACGAGTGGCCGATCGCGGTGCGGTGTGGTTCCGAGTCGCCGGTGTGCGACGCGTCGAGTCCGTCCATGAACCGGTTGAAGGCCGGAGCGCCATCGTTCGCGTAGTGGCTGAACGGCGAGTCCTTGACGATGTTCTGCGGGGCGTCGTACCCGAGCCAGGTGATCGTGGAGACCGACTTGTCGCCGGGCGAGGCGTCAGCCACACGCCAGACATTGACCATCCGTTCGATGTCACCGCCGATGCCGCCCAGGTTCGACGTCGTACCCGGCACATAGACCGCCTGGTGATCAGCCGTGTCCGGATTCCCATTGGCGACGATCGCCCGGCCGTTTCCTTCCGCGCTGAATCCGAGCAGGTACGCCTCGGGCAGGCCTTCCTCACCAGTCTTGTCGAAGCGTTCCTGGATGCTATGCATACCTTTGAGGGACTTGTTGAGCTGCTCGTAACGGTCCCCGTACTTGTTGTGCCACTCCATCCATTCGTCGGTGTGCACCTTGGACGGGTACATACCTGCGGTGATCCACGTCCACTCGTTGGCAGGCGGCTTCGGGATGGAGTCCAGCTCTATCTGCAGCTCGCCGCGCTTCTCATCGAGAACGACGCGATTTGCCTCGTCACGAACCGTGGAAGGCAGCCCGTCGAGCGCCCCCACGGTGTCGGGCCGGAGGGAGAGCCACGCGGCCTGCTCCTCCGGGGTGAGCCCGTTCCACCACGATGCGTTGTCCTTCGGACTGCCGTCCTTCGGGGGCTCCGGCAGGGAGTCGAGATAGCTCTTGCCCGCCTCGCGGACCCCACCCATGTCCGACTGCGCGTCGGCCCAGTCCCGCTTCGAGACCGTCAGGTCGTCGTCGGCCTTCAGCGCGCGCAGTTTCGGCGCCCACTTCTGGTCGACATCCGTGGCTTCCTTCAACGCATCGGCGATCCGGTTCGCATACCCCATCGCCCTGCCGTAGTTCGGGTTCGGGTGGATGTTCGCTGCCTGGCGCTCCAGGGCATCGGACGTCGGGCCGCCCCCAGCGCTCCCGGTCACCGAGCCGCCGTCAGCGATCTTCTCGTCGCCGGGCTTCTTGCCTGCCGGATAAGTGACCGAGCCGTCCGGGTTCACCGTGCAGTGGTTCGCGCGAGCGTCCTCGATCGCCGCGTCCAGCTTCTGTTTGGCCACCGCCATGTCGAAGGCGAAACCATTGAGCGCGGTGCTTACCAGACCGCACTCGGTCTGCGCGTAGTGGAAGTTCTTCGACAGCTCGTGGAGCTCCCGGAGGGCGGCCTTCGCCGCCTGGCCCTCAAGCTGATTGCGCACCCCCGCGCAGATCTGGTTGTCGATCGAATCCTTGGCCGCACTGGCCATGTCACCGGTCGCCCGGTAGCCGTCCGCGGATTCCTCGTACTCCGACGGCTTGAAGGCTTTCAGCGTCGCAAGATCCATGACCGCGAATCACTTCTCCTTCGCCTGGCCGCCGGCGGCCTCGGTGTCCTCGTACTTCAGCTTCAGCTTGTCCAGCTCTTCCTTGACCGTCTCGTCGGACTTCGACAGATCGTGACCCGAACTCTCCAGAAGTCCGCCCAACTCGTCACAGCGGCTGCTCACATCGCCGACGTACTTCTTCCAGGAGTCGTACAGCTCCTTCTGCGCCGCCGCGCTCTGGCACCCGCCGGTGTCACCCAGCCCCGCCTGCCCGTCGTCCAGCTTCGCCAACGCCTTGCCGATGCCGTCCTTCAGGCCTTTGACACCCTCGCCGGCCTTCGCCCATGCCTTCTTGTCCGACTTCAGATCTTCCGAAGCCGCGCCCGCCGGAGCCCCGCCCCCCTGATCGGCCGGATACTGGTTCAACTGCATCTGTGCGGAACCGCGGCCCACCGCATCGGCCTTGAGCTGCTCCCACTCATCCCACGCCATCCGCGAAACCCTCCCCGTTTCCCCGTTCCCGGGCAACCCCGGGGCGAGCCACCATAACCTCCGGCTCCGAGGCGCGAAGCCAAACGCTCACACGGCCCGCTGCGCCCCGCTCCCAGCGCCGTTCGCCGTCGCACCACTCCTCCGTGGGAACCAGCCCCGCCGCGGCGGCCACGGCGGCGGAGGCGTCATGGTCCGGATGGATATGGGCGACGACGGTACGGACCTCCCGCACCCCCGCGAGGTGGGCGACCAGACCCACCGCGGCCTCTTTCGCGTATCCCAGTCCCTGCCACCGCGTCCCGACCACCCAGGCGATCTCCGCCTCCGCGTCCTGCTCGTTCACCGTCGCCTGTACGTAACCGGCCAGGCAGCCCTCGTCCCGTACGCGCAGCACCCAGTTCCACCAGCCCACCCCGGGGTCCGGCGAACCGGCGGACTGGCGTGCGTAGCGGGCCCGCAGCTCATCGGCGGTCTCCGGGGCGCCTCCGGTGTAGGTGTGCAGGGCCGGGTCGTCCAGCACCGCGGACATCTCGTCCGCGTACGCGACCCGCAGCGGCAGCGCGTCCAGCCGGGCGGTGGTGAAGGGCTCGGGTCCATGGTTGATCACACCACCCGACCCTATGTGCGCCGGTCGCCCGGCGACTCAGCGGCTCAGTCGCTGGAACCGCCGTTCGGCGGTCGAGCGGCGCGCCGGGGCGTGACGCGGGGCCGGGTCCGCGCACCGATGGAGACCGGGCAACGGTCAGTCGCGCTTGCGGCGCCGGTTCATGAGGACGAGTGCGCCCACGGCGGCGAGCACCAGTGCTCCGACCAGGGTGCTGCCCTTCACCTGTTGGCCGCTCGCCTCACCGGTGGCCGACGACGCGCCGCCGCCGTCCTTCGACGGCGCCCCGCTGTCACCACCGCCGCCGCCGGCGATGTCCACCCGCACCACATCGCTCTGCTCCCCCTCCGTGCCGAACATCAGCGCCGAGCCGTCCGCCGTGTACGTCACCGACTCG
This region includes:
- a CDS encoding alpha/beta hydrolase, with product MDLATLKAFKPSEYEESADGYRATGDMASAAKDSIDNQICAGVRNQLEGQAAKAALRELHELSKNFHYAQTECGLVSTALNGFAFDMAVAKQKLDAAIEDARANHCTVNPDGSVTYPAGKKPGDEKIADGGSVTGSAGGGPTSDALERQAANIHPNPNYGRAMGYANRIADALKEATDVDQKWAPKLRALKADDDLTVSKRDWADAQSDMGGVREAGKSYLDSLPEPPKDGSPKDNASWWNGLTPEEQAAWLSLRPDTVGALDGLPSTVRDEANRVVLDEKRGELQIELDSIPKPPANEWTWITAGMYPSKVHTDEWMEWHNKYGDRYEQLNKSLKGMHSIQERFDKTGEEGLPEAYLLGFSAEGNGRAIVANGNPDTADHQAVYVPGTTSNLGGIGGDIERMVNVWRVADASPGDKSVSTITWLGYDAPQNIVKDSPFSHYANDGAPAFNRFMDGLDASHTGDSEPHRTAIGHSYGTTLIGSAARQGDLNADDVILAGSPGVQVPKAEQLDVPTGHVWNQEADGDPVPDIGRYGHGGTDWDGPWTIPSDERFGANQMTTDTEGHSDYWKEKTDSLWNQGQVVAGHGDKVNLKPPPDHWAHMR